The proteins below come from a single Macaca fascicularis isolate 582-1 chromosome 9, T2T-MFA8v1.1 genomic window:
- the DEPP1 gene encoding protein DEPP1, giving the protein MRSRLLLSVAHLPTIRETTEEMLLGGPGQEPPPSPSLDDYVRSISRLAQPTSVLNKATAQGQPRPPHRPAQACRKGRPAVSLRDITARFRGQQPTLPTADAVDPLDWLFGESQEKQPSQRDLPRRTGPSAGLWGPHRQMDSSKARGAPRGRLCEARMPGHSLARPLRDGQQSSDLRSWTLGQPAQAMASPRSPRPSSVLRTLYSHLPVIHEL; this is encoded by the coding sequence ATGAGGTCCCGGCTTCTGCTCTCTGTGGCCCATCTGCCCACAATTCGGGAGACCACGGAGGAGATGCTGCTTGGGGGTCCTGGGCAGGAGCCCCCGCCCTCTCCTAGCCTGGATGACTACGTGAGATCCATATCTCGACTGGCACAACCCACCTCTGTGCTGAACAAGGCCACGGCCCAGGGCCAACCCAGGCCACCCCACAGGCCAGCCCAGGCCTGCCGGAAGGGCCGCCCTGCTGTGTCCCTGCGGGACATCACCGCACGTTTCAGGGGCCAGCAGCCCACACTGCCCACGGCTGATGCTGTGGACCCCCTGGACTGGCTTTTTGGGGAGTCCCAGGAAAAGCAGCCAAGCCAGAGGGACCTGCCGAGGAGGACTGGCCCCTCTGCTGGCCTCTGGGGTCCGCACAGACAGATGGACAGCAGCAAGGCCAGGGGGGCCcccagagggaggctctgtgaaGCCAGGATGCCTGGGCACTCCCTAGCAAGACCATTGCGGGATGGGCAGCAGAGCTCTGACCTAAGAAGCTGGACTTTGGGGCAGCCTGCCCAAGCCATGGCCTCCCCCCGCAGCCCCCGCCCCAGCAGTGTCCTCAGAACTCTCTACTCGCACCTCCCGGTGATCCATGAACTCTGA